A region of Rhizobium grahamii DNA encodes the following proteins:
- a CDS encoding Gfo/Idh/MocA family protein yields MTKVMNVAMIGGGFMGKAHAMAYASMPMFFWPAPAIPHRKVVVDVTDGMAEEARERYGFEEASSDWRAVVNRPDIDVVDICTPNNVHAEIAIEAAKAGKHIICEKPLARTVEEARAMRDAAKAAGIFHMVAFNYRRTPAVALARKYIEEGRIGRILNFRGTYLQDWSADPDSPLSWRFQKKIAGSGSVGDIATHVVDLAHYLVGPIAEVNALTTTYNKTRPLQQGGIDKLGAAEKATDAERGEVDVDDEVVSMLKFEGGAIGSLEATRNAYGRNNFITLEIHGTKGSIHFNYERRDELQVMFADDPGDARGFRTIYTGPAHPYGNGLWPIPGLGIGYSETKIVECYDFFSAIVKNRQPSPNFEDGLLTELVADALIRSGETGQWEKVG; encoded by the coding sequence ATGACCAAAGTGATGAACGTCGCCATGATCGGCGGCGGCTTCATGGGCAAGGCGCATGCCATGGCGTATGCTTCCATGCCGATGTTCTTTTGGCCGGCGCCGGCCATTCCCCATCGCAAGGTCGTTGTCGACGTGACAGACGGCATGGCTGAGGAAGCGCGCGAGCGCTACGGTTTCGAAGAAGCGTCCTCTGACTGGCGGGCCGTCGTCAACCGGCCGGATATCGACGTCGTGGACATCTGCACGCCGAACAACGTGCATGCCGAGATCGCCATTGAGGCGGCGAAGGCCGGAAAGCATATCATCTGCGAGAAGCCGCTCGCCCGTACCGTCGAGGAAGCGAGGGCAATGCGCGACGCGGCAAAGGCCGCCGGCATCTTTCACATGGTTGCCTTCAACTACCGCCGTACGCCGGCGGTGGCGCTCGCCAGGAAATATATCGAAGAGGGCCGCATCGGCCGGATCCTGAATTTCCGCGGCACTTATCTGCAAGACTGGTCGGCAGACCCGGATTCACCGCTCTCCTGGCGCTTCCAGAAGAAGATCGCCGGATCAGGTTCGGTCGGCGACATCGCCACCCATGTGGTCGATCTTGCGCACTATCTCGTCGGCCCGATCGCCGAGGTGAACGCGCTGACCACGACCTACAACAAGACGCGGCCCCTCCAGCAAGGCGGCATCGACAAGCTCGGCGCGGCGGAGAAGGCGACTGATGCCGAACGGGGTGAGGTGGATGTCGACGACGAGGTCGTCTCTATGCTGAAATTCGAGGGCGGTGCGATCGGCAGTCTCGAAGCCACCCGTAATGCCTATGGCCGCAACAACTTCATCACGCTGGAAATTCACGGCACCAAGGGCTCGATCCACTTCAATTACGAGCGCCGCGACGAGCTGCAGGTGATGTTCGCCGACGATCCGGGCGATGCCCGCGGCTTCCGCACCATTTATACCGGCCCGGCGCATCCCTATGGCAACGGCCTGTGGCCGATCCCTGGCCTGGGCATCGGTTATTCGGAGACGAAGATCGTCGAGTGCTACGATTTCTTCTCGGCCATCGTGAAGAACCGGCAGCCAAGCCCGAACTTCGAGGACGGCCTGCTGACCGAACTCGTCGCCGACGCCCTTATCCGCTCCGGTGAGACGGGACAATGGGAGAAGGTGGGATGA
- a CDS encoding substrate-binding domain-containing protein, with product MIKRRTLLGTAAVLALTFAHGVPAFADPDSALAQLQKTVLSKGPSGESPSPASDVTLTDEELTKIKAMNATAAIVMHYGGNDWSRAQINGLKTQFAAMGIKVLAVTDAGFKPEKQVSDIETIMAQKPSIIVSIPTDPTATAGAYRAAAEAGTKLVFMDNVPTGFVAGKDYVSVVSADNYGNGVAAAHLMAKALKGEGDIGLVFHAADFFVTKQRYDGFKATIASDYPNIKIVAEQGIGGPDFSGDAEKAASAILTSNPTIKGIWAVWDVPAEGVISAARVAGRDDLAITTIDLGENVAISMAQGGFVKGLGAQRPYDAGVVEAKLAGYALLDKQAPAFVALPALPVTRETLLDGWKAVYSTDATDNIKSSLGQ from the coding sequence ATGATAAAAAGACGAACTCTGTTAGGCACGGCTGCTGTGCTGGCGCTCACCTTTGCACATGGCGTACCGGCATTCGCGGATCCGGACAGCGCGCTGGCGCAACTTCAGAAGACGGTTCTCTCCAAGGGACCTTCGGGCGAATCTCCGTCGCCGGCCTCCGATGTGACGCTGACCGACGAAGAGCTGACGAAGATCAAGGCGATGAACGCGACGGCTGCGATCGTCATGCACTACGGCGGCAACGACTGGTCGCGCGCCCAGATTAACGGTCTGAAGACACAGTTCGCCGCCATGGGCATCAAGGTGCTTGCCGTGACCGACGCCGGCTTCAAGCCGGAAAAGCAGGTCTCCGACATAGAGACCATCATGGCGCAGAAGCCGAGCATAATCGTCTCGATCCCGACAGACCCTACGGCGACCGCCGGGGCATACAGGGCGGCAGCGGAGGCCGGCACCAAGCTTGTGTTCATGGATAACGTGCCGACCGGTTTCGTGGCCGGGAAGGACTACGTTTCAGTCGTGTCGGCAGACAACTACGGCAACGGCGTCGCCGCGGCACATCTCATGGCGAAGGCGCTGAAGGGAGAGGGCGATATCGGACTGGTCTTCCATGCCGCCGACTTCTTCGTGACCAAGCAGCGCTACGATGGCTTCAAGGCTACGATCGCGTCCGACTACCCCAATATCAAGATCGTGGCCGAGCAGGGCATCGGCGGACCAGATTTCTCGGGCGATGCGGAAAAGGCGGCTTCGGCTATCCTCACCTCCAATCCGACCATCAAGGGCATTTGGGCGGTTTGGGACGTGCCGGCCGAAGGTGTGATCTCGGCGGCGCGCGTTGCCGGTCGAGACGATCTCGCCATCACCACGATCGATCTCGGCGAGAACGTGGCGATCTCGATGGCCCAGGGCGGTTTCGTCAAGGGGCTTGGCGCGCAGCGGCCCTACGACGCCGGCGTGGTGGAAGCCAAGCTTGCCGGCTATGCGCTGCTCGATAAGCAAGCACCCGCCTTCGTCGCGCTGCCGGCGCTACCGGTGACGCGCGAGACGCTGCTCGACGGCTGGAAAGCGGTCTATTCCACCGACGCGACCGACAACATCAAGTCAAGCCTCGGACAGTGA
- a CDS encoding sugar phosphate isomerase/epimerase family protein → MSNFKLAYHANCWGSLGGDAVGVTSITNLAYRTFGDMRRAFSDIAAAGYEGVELFDGNLLDFGPKEMRSLLADNGLTLVATYAGGNFIFDDILPEELARVVRAADRAAELGAPHLVVGGGAKRFDGIREADYHKLAAALDRVKEIAEARGLAAHYHPHLSTIVEGPAQVCKIFALTGINFCPDTAHLAAAGGDPAALVREHAARISYVHLKGFQREPFAFTPIDRGDVPTDGIIAALRETGFAGWVCTELDSWPDPLEGAKASMAYLKSA, encoded by the coding sequence ATGTCGAACTTCAAGCTCGCTTATCATGCGAATTGCTGGGGCAGCCTTGGCGGGGATGCGGTCGGCGTCACGTCGATCACCAATCTCGCCTACCGGACGTTCGGCGACATGCGCCGCGCCTTCTCTGATATCGCCGCTGCGGGCTACGAGGGCGTTGAGCTTTTCGACGGCAACCTTCTCGATTTCGGTCCCAAGGAGATGCGCTCCCTGCTTGCAGACAACGGTCTCACACTCGTTGCGACCTATGCCGGGGGCAATTTTATCTTTGATGATATCCTGCCGGAGGAGCTTGCCCGGGTCGTTCGTGCTGCCGATCGCGCCGCTGAACTCGGCGCGCCGCATCTCGTCGTCGGCGGCGGCGCGAAGCGCTTCGATGGCATCCGCGAAGCGGACTATCACAAGCTCGCGGCAGCACTCGACCGGGTGAAGGAGATCGCCGAAGCGCGGGGTCTTGCCGCCCACTATCACCCGCATCTTTCGACGATCGTCGAAGGACCGGCGCAAGTGTGCAAGATCTTTGCACTCACCGGTATCAATTTCTGCCCGGACACGGCCCATCTCGCCGCTGCCGGCGGCGACCCCGCGGCGCTGGTCCGCGAGCATGCGGCACGCATCTCCTATGTGCACCTGAAGGGGTTCCAGAGAGAGCCCTTCGCCTTCACACCGATCGATCGCGGCGACGTCCCAACGGACGGGATCATCGCGGCCTTGCGAGAGACCGGCTTCGCCGGCTGGGTTTGTACCGAACTCGATTCCTGGCCCGATCCGCTGGAGGGAGCGAAAGCGAGCATGGCCTATCTTAAATCGGCCTGA
- a CDS encoding ROK family protein, which translates to MPTTASMQTDGHPRRKGRPRVSETAAPSLVDILNLVRTEQATTRQEIERQSELGRAVVADRLGMLGELGLVDESELGTAAGGRAPRLVRFSADRGRILVATLDQTALGVGVADLAGSLLMEHHEATELAQPVSALAERLVTLFRWILERQSNPQLYGISISVPGAVSDGGEALFQRATPGVLPGWESFPLVETLVAAFDAPVWLRSSVETMTMGELHAGAGRNQRTMLLVKVGKRIGAGLASDGMLFRGAQGTVGLIGSVPVTMGDRTGTLEAMAGSDHIAQDGRLAAENGASPVLAELVRRGGDITALEVAQAAQVGDAAAIEILSQSGRLIGQVVATLANMLNPALIVLSGSIAQTNDILLASAREAIYGACHPLVSRDLQIIRSQMGSSSGLVGAAIVATEGLFAAPMLRDWIMSGLPQAHPLFQQMKHEIAQRKAIKGDNVRPPDV; encoded by the coding sequence ATGCCGACGACGGCGAGCATGCAAACTGATGGACATCCGCGCCGCAAAGGCCGTCCGCGCGTCTCCGAGACCGCCGCACCCAGCCTCGTCGATATCCTCAATCTTGTCCGCACCGAACAGGCCACCACCCGCCAGGAAATCGAGCGCCAAAGCGAGCTTGGGCGCGCCGTCGTTGCCGATAGGCTCGGAATGCTCGGCGAACTGGGTCTCGTCGACGAAAGCGAGCTCGGCACCGCCGCGGGAGGCCGGGCGCCACGCCTCGTGCGGTTTTCGGCGGATCGCGGACGCATTCTCGTCGCAACGCTCGACCAGACCGCACTCGGCGTCGGCGTTGCCGATCTCGCCGGCTCGCTGCTGATGGAACATCACGAGGCGACCGAACTCGCTCAGCCGGTCTCGGCCCTCGCAGAACGACTGGTGACGCTCTTCCGCTGGATTCTCGAGCGGCAGTCAAATCCTCAGCTCTACGGCATCTCCATTTCCGTACCCGGCGCCGTTTCCGACGGCGGCGAGGCGCTTTTTCAGCGTGCCACACCGGGTGTCCTCCCGGGTTGGGAGAGCTTTCCGCTGGTCGAGACACTGGTTGCAGCCTTCGATGCTCCAGTCTGGCTTCGCTCCAGCGTCGAAACGATGACGATGGGCGAACTCCACGCCGGGGCCGGACGCAATCAACGCACAATGCTGCTGGTCAAGGTCGGCAAACGCATCGGCGCCGGGCTGGCAAGCGACGGGATGCTGTTTCGCGGCGCTCAGGGTACGGTCGGCCTCATCGGTTCCGTACCGGTGACGATGGGCGATAGGACCGGAACGCTCGAAGCGATGGCGGGATCGGACCACATCGCGCAGGACGGCAGGCTCGCGGCGGAAAACGGAGCGAGCCCGGTCCTCGCCGAGCTTGTGCGACGCGGCGGCGACATTACGGCGCTGGAAGTCGCTCAGGCCGCCCAGGTTGGCGATGCCGCCGCAATCGAGATCCTGTCCCAGAGTGGCCGGCTGATCGGCCAGGTCGTCGCGACGCTCGCCAACATGCTGAACCCGGCGCTCATCGTGTTATCCGGTTCGATCGCCCAGACCAACGACATTCTTCTCGCCTCGGCGCGGGAGGCAATCTACGGTGCTTGCCATCCGCTCGTCAGCCGCGATCTGCAGATCATCCGCTCCCAGATGGGCAGCTCGTCGGGGCTTGTCGGGGCCGCCATCGTCGCGACCGAAGGCCTGTTCGCAGCACCAATGCTGCGAGACTGGATCATGTCGGGCCTGCCTCAGGCGCATCCGCTATTCCAGCAGATGAAGCACGAGATCGCGCAGCGGAAGGCCATCAAGGGAGACAATGTCCGGCCGCCGGACGTGTGA
- a CDS encoding substrate-binding domain-containing protein — MAITGLGPHGERASAPERVLLLPEDMERARASGFRVAIVLHTLESDWAKQQLSGIVGTLGNCGVAVIDVIDCGFSPEVQIEALERLILEAPDAIISLPVANSKVAAAHSRVSAAGIKLVLLDNVPTGLLPGKDYISLVSADNFGLGKIAAEGLSPHLREGAEVGVLGYDADFFATNEREIAFVKWMQVNRPDVSLHVQRFPALSGVATTTRALAEAHSQLAGLFVVWDTPAMTAAQALETMGRKISMATVDLGQEATISLAANEPLVAIAAQQPFRQGESAASITVTALLGRLAPAWVALPGLAVTARNVVECFQTVWRMPAPHEVLRKLSLVGLKRSDRHPPRGS; from the coding sequence ATGGCGATTACTGGTCTTGGCCCTCACGGCGAGCGCGCGTCGGCACCCGAGCGGGTGCTCCTCCTGCCCGAGGACATGGAGCGGGCACGGGCAAGCGGCTTCCGCGTCGCGATCGTGCTGCACACGCTTGAGAGCGACTGGGCCAAGCAGCAGCTTTCGGGCATCGTCGGCACGCTTGGCAATTGCGGGGTCGCGGTCATCGACGTGATCGATTGCGGCTTCAGCCCGGAGGTGCAGATCGAAGCACTGGAGCGCCTGATCCTCGAAGCGCCTGACGCGATCATATCGCTGCCCGTCGCCAATTCGAAAGTGGCGGCGGCCCATTCGCGCGTCTCGGCGGCCGGCATAAAACTCGTCCTGCTCGACAACGTGCCGACCGGCCTTCTTCCCGGCAAGGACTATATCTCTCTGGTCTCGGCGGACAATTTCGGGCTCGGGAAGATCGCGGCGGAAGGCTTGTCGCCGCATCTGCGGGAGGGCGCCGAGGTCGGCGTGCTCGGCTATGACGCCGATTTCTTCGCGACCAACGAACGCGAGATCGCCTTCGTGAAATGGATGCAGGTCAACCGTCCGGACGTTTCGCTGCACGTACAGCGTTTTCCAGCGCTATCGGGGGTCGCAACAACCACGCGGGCGCTTGCCGAAGCCCACTCCCAACTTGCCGGACTCTTTGTCGTCTGGGACACGCCGGCAATGACGGCCGCCCAGGCTCTCGAAACGATGGGTCGCAAGATTTCGATGGCGACGGTGGATCTTGGCCAGGAGGCCACAATCAGCCTTGCGGCCAACGAGCCGCTTGTGGCCATTGCCGCCCAGCAGCCATTCCGCCAAGGCGAAAGCGCTGCTTCCATCACCGTCACCGCCCTGCTCGGACGCCTCGCTCCGGCCTGGGTCGCCCTTCCGGGCCTCGCCGTGACGGCGCGCAATGTCGTCGAGTGTTTCCAAACTGTGTGGCGCATGCCTGCGCCACATGAAGTTCTCCGCAAGCTCAGTCTCGTCGGCCTCAAGAGATCGGACCGGCATCCGCCAAGAGGGAGTTGA
- a CDS encoding cold-shock protein, which yields MTTGTVKWFNSTKGFGFIQPDNGGADAFVHISAVERAGMRELVEGQKVGFELERDMKSGKMSATNLQSA from the coding sequence ATGACCACCGGCACAGTTAAATGGTTCAATTCCACCAAAGGCTTCGGCTTTATCCAACCCGACAACGGCGGCGCTGACGCGTTCGTTCACATCTCTGCTGTCGAGCGTGCAGGAATGCGCGAACTCGTCGAAGGCCAAAAGGTTGGCTTCGAGCTTGAGCGCGACATGAAGTCGGGCAAGATGTCGGCCACAAATCTGCAGTCCGCATAA
- a CDS encoding DUF1348 family protein encodes MSRPPLPPFTRESAIEKVRLAEDGWNTRDAAKVALAYTLDTRWRNRVEFASNREEAQAFLTRKWNKEHEYRLIKELWAFTGNRIAVRYAYEYRDDGGRWYRAYGNENWEFAEDGLMAHRHASINEMPIAESDRLFHWPLGRRPDDHASLSDLGL; translated from the coding sequence ATGTCACGTCCCCCACTCCCCCCCTTCACCCGCGAAAGCGCCATCGAAAAGGTTCGGTTGGCCGAAGACGGCTGGAACACTAGAGACGCGGCGAAAGTCGCTCTGGCCTATACGCTCGACACCCGCTGGCGGAACCGCGTCGAGTTCGCGAGCAATCGCGAAGAAGCTCAGGCATTTCTGACACGTAAGTGGAACAAGGAGCACGAATACCGGCTCATAAAGGAGCTATGGGCTTTCACCGGTAACCGCATCGCGGTACGCTACGCGTATGAATATCGCGACGATGGCGGCCGCTGGTACCGTGCATATGGTAACGAGAACTGGGAATTCGCAGAGGACGGTCTGATGGCGCACAGACACGCGAGCATCAATGAAATGCCGATTGCTGAAAGTGATCGTCTGTTCCACTGGCCTCTTGGCCGTCGGCCGGATGATCACGCCAGCCTCAGCGATCTAGGCCTCTAA
- a CDS encoding TetR/AcrR family transcriptional regulator, whose amino-acid sequence MARMVAERADAIAPLAEVFREHGYEGASLALIGKATGLGKGSLYHFFPNGKEEMVRAVLGEIGQWFEDAVYSPLRNESDVNGAIRAMLASTDQYFRSGRRVCLVGALAVANTRDLFAQAIRGYFVAWVDALQSALIRQGREADQSRLLAEEAVLAIQGAIILSRAMDDPTVFQRAIDQLRRRLVIENDTSNYAGTTDVSPQNEGRLV is encoded by the coding sequence ATGGCCCGGATGGTCGCTGAAAGAGCCGACGCCATAGCCCCGTTGGCCGAAGTTTTCCGCGAACATGGCTACGAAGGCGCAAGCCTTGCCTTGATCGGCAAGGCTACCGGTCTTGGCAAGGGCAGCCTCTACCACTTCTTCCCGAACGGAAAGGAAGAAATGGTGCGTGCTGTTCTCGGCGAGATCGGCCAATGGTTCGAGGATGCCGTATATTCCCCGTTGCGTAACGAGAGCGATGTTAATGGTGCCATCCGTGCAATGCTCGCCTCGACGGACCAATATTTTCGGTCCGGCAGGCGCGTGTGCCTCGTCGGTGCCTTGGCGGTGGCCAATACGCGTGACCTCTTCGCGCAAGCCATCCGAGGTTATTTCGTAGCTTGGGTGGACGCATTGCAGTCAGCGCTTATTCGGCAGGGCCGTGAAGCCGATCAATCGCGCCTCCTCGCGGAAGAGGCAGTTCTCGCTATCCAAGGAGCAATTATTCTTTCTCGGGCAATGGACGATCCAACCGTTTTCCAACGGGCTATCGACCAACTCCGGAGACGATTGGTGATCGAAAACGATACCTCTAACTACGCGGGCACAACCGACGTTTCACCGCAAAATGAAGGTCGGCTTGTCTAA
- a CDS encoding ferritin-like domain-containing protein, with product MATTKTLDDLFLDTLKDIYFAEKQILKALPKMARAAQSEEGRAGFLQHRDETQNQIERLEQVFETLGKSARGKTCEAIQGILAEGEEIMEEFKGSPALDAGLISSAQAVEHYEIARYGTLIAWANQLGLKEAVPLLQANLAEEDATDKKLTKLAQAQANSKGASKAA from the coding sequence ATGGCAACCACTAAAACTCTCGACGACCTCTTTCTCGACACCCTCAAGGACATTTACTTCGCGGAGAAGCAGATTCTCAAGGCGCTTCCTAAGATGGCCCGGGCTGCTCAGTCGGAAGAGGGCAGAGCCGGCTTCCTGCAGCATCGCGACGAAACGCAGAATCAGATCGAGCGCCTCGAACAGGTCTTCGAAACTCTCGGAAAATCAGCGCGCGGCAAAACCTGCGAAGCGATCCAGGGTATCCTCGCCGAGGGCGAAGAGATCATGGAGGAGTTCAAGGGCTCGCCTGCCCTTGATGCTGGCCTGATTTCATCGGCGCAGGCGGTCGAACATTACGAAATCGCCCGGTACGGCACCTTGATCGCCTGGGCGAACCAGCTCGGACTGAAGGAAGCCGTGCCGCTTCTCCAGGCAAACCTCGCCGAAGAAGATGCAACGGATAAGAAACTCACAAAGCTGGCCCAAGCCCAGGCCAATTCCAAGGGCGCAAGCAAAGCTGCCTGA